The genomic interval TATAATTTTGACATGGATTTAGCTGACTTAAAAGATTCAAAGTACACTTCTACTACTGTTGGAAGGATTAATGCTGAATCTGCTTCAGAAATCAAAAATGAATTAAGTAACTTGACAGATGAATTAGATATTTTTACTGTTCCTATGGATGATAAAGAAGGAGAAATTATCGTCGTAGTAACATTAAATGAATTTAGCGATGATGTTTATTCAATTCTTCGCAAATTCGACTTTGAGAGAATTGAAGTAGGTGATGTTGAAGGATATCCTCAACAAATTATTTCAAATGCTGATGCAAGGTTATTAACCATTGAATCTGAACGCAGCTCTATTAAAACTGAGTTAAGAGCAGTTGCAGAACAATGGGATGATGACATATTAGCACTCAAAGAACAATTAGAAAATGAAAAAGAAAAAAATGAAATACTTTCCTCATTTGTTCAAACTAAAGATGCTTACGTCCTTGAAGCATGGGTACCTATAAAAGATACTGTAAAAGTTGAACAATTAGTTGAAATAAGTTCCGATGGACATTGTGCCTTTGAAACAGTAGAGGTTGAAGGTACGGATGATGAAAGTGTCCCAGTTTTACAACAAAATGGATGGTATGCAAAACCTTTCGAATTCCTTGTAGATATGTACTCTCCAGTACGTTACAATGCAATGGATCCAACTATATTTGTTGCAATAACATTTCCATTTTTCTTCGGTTTCTGTTTAACCGATGCAGTTTATGGTTTAGTTGTATCTGCTCTTGGTGTAGTATTAATTAGGGGAATGGGTAAAGTTAAGGAATCTATGAACGCATTTGGTTGGATTTTAATCTGGTCTGGTCTGTGGGCCTGTGTACTGGGTTTGATAACTAATGGTTTCATTGGAGATTTTCCAGAAAGAATAGTTGGGTTCCGTTTACCAACAGTTTATGGTTCAGTTGAATCATTTGTACATCCAGATACTATTTTATTAATAGCTATTGCAGTTGGTCTGTTATACACCAACATCGGATTTATCTTAGGTGCTATTAACAACTTAAGATACGGAAATGTTAAAGAGGCAATAGGTTCTCAAATTTGTTGGTTTGTTTTCGAAGCTGGTATTATCTTACTTGCTTTAGGATTTATGATGCCTGGAATCGGTATGATATGCATGATTTTAGGTGGAATCTTAATACTTGCAACTATTGGAATGTTAGTATGGGCTAATGGTGCCTATGGTGTTATGGATATATTCGGTTATATGGGAGATATTTTATCCTACGCACGTCTTTTAGCATTATGTTTAGCTACTGGTGGTATTGCTATGACTGTAAACATCTTATCAGTTATGGTTAATAATATGGTTCCGTTTGCAGGAATTGTACTGGCAATAATCGTATTCATTGGTGGTCATATTGCAAACTTCGCTTTCCAGGTATTGGGTGCATTTATTAATGCTTTACGT from Methanobrevibacter sp. V74 carries:
- a CDS encoding V-type ATP synthase subunit I, producing the protein MFKTARMRKIRIVTLDKYVAPTVDALHESGLIQISDISDSIQQDPELAELVTPAKATPYTGKLSSLLMKTNGISELLGNSLSEGHGLKDTLMSFISPDLPVQKEVDRLDTEAFIEKAEDTLSQVEAKTNVIEGKLAALDAETSELKSNKSLAKRLYNFDMDLADLKDSKYTSTTVGRINAESASEIKNELSNLTDELDIFTVPMDDKEGEIIVVVTLNEFSDDVYSILRKFDFERIEVGDVEGYPQQIISNADARLLTIESERSSIKTELRAVAEQWDDDILALKEQLENEKEKNEILSSFVQTKDAYVLEAWVPIKDTVKVEQLVEISSDGHCAFETVEVEGTDDESVPVLQQNGWYAKPFEFLVDMYSPVRYNAMDPTIFVAITFPFFFGFCLTDAVYGLVVSALGVVLIRGMGKVKESMNAFGWILIWSGLWACVLGLITNGFIGDFPERIVGFRLPTVYGSVESFVHPDTILLIAIAVGLLYTNIGFILGAINNLRYGNVKEAIGSQICWFVFEAGIILLALGFMMPGIGMICMILGGILILATIGMLVWANGAYGVMDIFGYMGDILSYARLLALCLATGGIAMTVNILSVMVNNMVPFAGIVLAIIVFIGGHIANFAFQVLGAFINALRLNYVEFFSQFFMEGKGKFEAFKANRTFTKLKN